A window of the Bacteroides thetaiotaomicron VPI-5482 genome harbors these coding sequences:
- a CDS encoding PAS domain-containing hybrid sensor histidine kinase/response regulator, with protein MEPDTNLYSPNENNEIIRENSQKILSVLAAHQIALWEYDIPTGKCSFTDDYFRTLGLKEAGVVFKDINDFYHFAYPEDINAYQTAFAKMLASESKASQIQVRCVGEHGEVIWLEDHFLSYKGNEEGDPDKLLAYTVNVTSQCEKEQHIKHLEEHNRKIIEALPEFIFIFDENFFITDVLMAPGTILLHPVEVLKGADGRSIYSPEVSDLFLCNIRECLKDGKLKEIEYPLEVDGSKHYFQARIAPFEGNTVLALIHDIGDRIRRSEELIEAKRRAEDADRMKSVFLANMSHEIRTPLNAIVGFSEIMALTENEEEKHEYLEIIQKNSNLLLQLINDILDLSRIESGKSEMHFQQVEIAGLVDEVEKVHQLKMKLNVDLKVVRPQGEFWTSTDRNRVMQVLFNFLSNAIKNTETGSITLGLKQEGDWLKLFVSDTGCGIPEEKLPQIFTRFEKLNDFVQGTGLGLSICKSIVERLGGRIEVSSELGQGSTFALYLPYQEIPVEVAERSLSTKIDSESVRHKKILVVEDIESNFAQLNILLKKEYTILWVRNGQEAINSFIREKPDLILMDIRMPVMDGIQATEKIRTISLSVPIIAVTAYAFYTEQQQAIQAGCNAVISKPYSLEKLKETIETYIG; from the coding sequence ATGGAGCCGGATACAAACTTATATTCACCGAATGAGAATAATGAAATCATACGGGAAAATTCACAAAAGATACTTTCTGTACTTGCCGCACATCAAATAGCTTTATGGGAATATGACATTCCGACAGGGAAATGTAGCTTCACGGACGATTACTTCCGTACGTTAGGCTTGAAAGAGGCGGGGGTAGTCTTTAAAGATATTAATGACTTTTACCATTTCGCATACCCCGAAGATATAAATGCCTATCAGACAGCTTTTGCTAAAATGCTTGCTTCGGAGTCCAAAGCATCTCAGATACAGGTTCGTTGTGTCGGAGAGCATGGTGAAGTGATTTGGCTGGAAGATCATTTCTTGTCTTATAAAGGGAATGAAGAAGGAGATCCGGATAAACTGTTGGCATATACTGTAAATGTTACCTCCCAGTGTGAAAAGGAACAGCATATTAAACATCTGGAAGAACATAACCGTAAAATAATAGAAGCTTTACCCGAATTTATCTTCATCTTTGACGAAAATTTCTTTATAACGGATGTGCTGATGGCGCCGGGTACGATTCTGCTGCATCCGGTAGAAGTGCTGAAAGGAGCGGACGGGCGCAGTATTTATTCTCCGGAAGTAAGTGATTTGTTTCTTTGCAATATTCGCGAATGCCTGAAGGACGGGAAGCTGAAAGAGATTGAATATCCGTTGGAAGTGGATGGGAGTAAACATTATTTTCAGGCACGCATCGCTCCGTTTGAAGGTAACACCGTGCTGGCGTTAATACACGATATTGGTGACCGTATCCGTCGTTCCGAGGAATTAATTGAAGCGAAACGACGTGCAGAGGATGCCGACCGGATGAAGTCTGTATTTCTCGCAAATATGAGTCATGAGATTCGTACTCCGCTGAATGCTATTGTGGGATTTTCGGAGATTATGGCTTTAACGGAGAATGAAGAGGAAAAACATGAATATCTGGAGATTATCCAGAAGAATAGCAATCTGCTGTTGCAGTTGATCAATGATATTTTGGATTTGTCCCGCATCGAATCCGGTAAATCGGAGATGCACTTCCAGCAAGTCGAAATAGCTGGCTTGGTGGATGAAGTGGAGAAGGTGCATCAGTTAAAGATGAAGTTGAATGTGGACTTGAAAGTGGTTCGTCCGCAAGGAGAGTTTTGGACTTCTACCGATCGAAACCGTGTGATGCAGGTACTCTTCAATTTTTTATCCAATGCCATTAAGAATACTGAAACGGGAAGTATCACATTGGGATTGAAGCAGGAGGGAGACTGGCTGAAACTGTTTGTCAGCGATACGGGCTGTGGAATTCCGGAAGAGAAACTTCCTCAAATCTTTACTCGTTTTGAAAAACTGAATGACTTTGTGCAAGGTACCGGACTGGGGCTTTCTATTTGCAAGAGTATTGTAGAACGTCTCGGTGGCCGTATTGAAGTTAGCTCGGAACTGGGACAAGGTAGTACGTTTGCGCTTTATCTGCCTTATCAGGAGATACCGGTAGAAGTTGCCGAACGGAGTCTTTCTACTAAGATTGATTCTGAATCCGTACGTCATAAAAAGATTTTGGTTGTGGAGGATATCGAATCGAACTTTGCCCAGTTGAATATCTTACTGAAGAAAGAGTATACTATTCTGTGGGTGCGTAACGGACAGGAAGCAATCAATAGCTTTATTCGGGAAAAACCGGACTTGATATTAATGGATATTCGTATGCCTGTGATGGATGGCATTCAGGCTACAGAGAAGATTCGAACTATTTCTCTTTCGGTTCCTATTATTGCAGTCACAGCCTATGCGTTCTATACGGAACAGCAACAGGCTATTCAGGCTGGATGCAATGCAGTTATCTCCAAACCATATTCTTTGGAGAAACTGAAAGAAACGATAGAAACCTATATCGGATAA
- a CDS encoding NAD(P)-dependent oxidoreductase, whose amino-acid sequence MEKVKKIVLIGASGFVGSALLNEALNRGFEVTAVVRHPEKIKIENEHLKVKKADVSSLDEVCEVCKGADAVISAFNPGWNNPDIYDETIKVYLTIIDGVKKAGVNRFLMVGGAGSLFIAPGLRLMDSGEVPENILPGVKALGEFYLNFLMKEKEIDWVFFSPAADMRPGVRTGRYRLGKDDMIVDIVGNSHISVEDYAAAMIDELEHPKHHQERFTIGY is encoded by the coding sequence ATGGAGAAAGTGAAAAAGATAGTCCTCATCGGAGCTAGCGGCTTTGTTGGTTCCGCTCTGCTAAATGAGGCATTGAATCGTGGCTTTGAAGTGACAGCTGTAGTTCGTCATCCCGAGAAAATAAAGATAGAGAACGAGCATCTGAAAGTAAAGAAAGCGGATGTCTCTTCGCTCGATGAAGTTTGCGAAGTTTGCAAAGGAGCGGATGCCGTTATCAGTGCATTCAATCCGGGATGGAATAATCCTGATATATATGACGAAACCATCAAAGTATATCTGACTATCATTGATGGAGTGAAGAAAGCGGGAGTAAATCGCTTCCTGATGGTAGGTGGTGCCGGCTCACTGTTTATTGCGCCGGGATTGCGACTGATGGATTCGGGTGAAGTTCCTGAGAATATCCTGCCCGGAGTTAAAGCTTTGGGAGAGTTTTACTTGAATTTCCTGATGAAGGAGAAAGAGATTGACTGGGTATTTTTCTCTCCGGCAGCAGATATGAGGCCGGGAGTACGCACCGGACGTTACCGTTTGGGCAAAGATGATATGATTGTGGATATCGTGGGTAACAGCCATATTTCTGTAGAAGACTATGCGGCTGCAATGATCGATGAGTTGGAACATCCCAAGCATCACCAAGAGAGATTTACGATTGGATATTAA
- a CDS encoding nucleoside phosphorylase, translated as MKKYFPSSELIINEDGSVFHLHVKPEWLADKVILVGDPGRVALVASHFENKECEVESREFKTITGTYKGKRITVVSTGIGCDNIDIVMNELDALANINFETREEKEKFRQLELVRIGTCGGLQPNTPVGTFVCSQKSIGFDGLLNFYAGRNAVCDLPFERAFLNHMGWSGNMCAPAPYVIDASEELIDRIAKEDMVRGVTIAAGGFFGPQGRELRIPLADPKQNDKIEAFEYKGFKITNFEMESSALAGLSRLMGHKAMTVCMVIANRLIKEANTGYKNTIDTLIKTVLDRI; from the coding sequence ATGAAAAAGTACTTTCCATCCTCTGAACTGATTATCAACGAAGACGGCTCGGTATTCCATCTTCACGTAAAGCCCGAATGGCTGGCAGATAAAGTGATCCTTGTAGGAGATCCAGGACGTGTAGCACTCGTAGCTTCTCACTTTGAAAACAAAGAATGCGAAGTGGAAAGCCGCGAATTCAAAACAATCACGGGTACATATAAAGGTAAACGAATCACAGTGGTTTCTACCGGAATTGGTTGCGACAATATCGACATCGTTATGAACGAACTGGATGCACTTGCCAACATCAACTTTGAGACACGGGAAGAAAAAGAAAAGTTCCGCCAACTGGAGTTAGTACGTATCGGTACGTGCGGCGGCTTGCAGCCAAATACTCCGGTAGGCACCTTCGTTTGTTCACAGAAATCTATCGGTTTCGACGGATTATTGAATTTTTACGCCGGACGCAATGCGGTATGCGATCTTCCTTTCGAACGTGCTTTCCTTAATCACATGGGCTGGTCGGGAAATATGTGTGCCCCTGCGCCTTATGTTATTGATGCCAGTGAAGAACTGATTGACCGGATTGCTAAAGAAGATATGGTACGTGGTGTAACGATTGCCGCGGGAGGCTTCTTTGGGCCACAAGGACGTGAGCTCCGTATTCCGTTAGCGGACCCGAAACAAAATGATAAGATTGAAGCATTTGAATATAAAGGCTTTAAGATTACCAACTTCGAAATGGAAAGTTCGGCACTTGCAGGACTTAGCCGACTGATGGGGCATAAGGCAATGACCGTCTGCATGGTGATAGCCAACCGACTGATCAAAGAGGCTAATACCGGATATAAGAATACAATCGATACACTGATTAAGACTGTACTCGACAGAATATAG
- the floA gene encoding flotillin-like protein FloA (flotillin-like protein involved in membrane lipid rafts), translated as METSLYLPIVLIVGGIIFLILFFHYVPFFLWLSAKVSGVNISLIQLFLMRIRNVPPYIIVPGMIEAHKAGLKNITRDELEAHYLAGGHVEKVVHALVSASKANIELSFQMATAIDLAGRDVFEAVQMSVNPKVIDTPPVTAVAKDGIQLIAKARVTVRASIKQLVGGAGEDTILARVGEGIVSSIGSSENHKSVLENPDSISKLVLRKGLDAGTAFEILSIDIADIDIGKNIGAALQIDQANADKNIAQAKAEERRAMAVASEQEMKAKAQEARAKVIEAEAEVPKAMAEAFRSGNLGIMDYYRMKNIEADTSMRENIAKPTTGGTTNQPLSK; from the coding sequence ATGGAAACATCTTTGTACTTACCTATCGTTCTGATTGTTGGAGGTATTATTTTCCTAATACTATTTTTCCATTATGTGCCGTTCTTCCTTTGGTTGTCGGCTAAAGTATCAGGCGTTAACATCTCGTTGATTCAACTCTTCCTGATGCGCATCCGTAATGTTCCGCCGTATATCATTGTTCCGGGCATGATCGAAGCCCACAAAGCCGGATTGAAGAACATCACCCGTGATGAACTGGAAGCCCACTACCTTGCCGGAGGCCATGTAGAAAAAGTAGTACATGCGCTGGTATCCGCATCGAAAGCCAACATTGAGCTGTCATTCCAGATGGCAACCGCTATCGACCTTGCCGGACGTGATGTGTTTGAAGCTGTTCAGATGTCTGTAAACCCGAAAGTGATTGATACTCCTCCTGTTACTGCAGTAGCCAAAGACGGTATCCAGCTGATAGCGAAAGCTCGTGTAACAGTACGTGCCAGCATCAAGCAGCTGGTCGGTGGTGCCGGAGAAGATACCATCCTTGCCCGTGTAGGTGAAGGTATCGTTTCCTCTATCGGTTCTTCGGAAAACCACAAGTCAGTACTCGAAAATCCGGATTCTATCTCTAAACTTGTACTCCGCAAGGGATTGGATGCAGGAACAGCTTTCGAAATTCTGTCTATTGATATCGCGGATATCGATATAGGTAAAAACATTGGTGCAGCTTTGCAGATTGACCAGGCTAATGCAGACAAGAACATCGCACAGGCTAAAGCAGAAGAACGCCGTGCAATGGCTGTCGCTTCCGAACAGGAAATGAAAGCTAAGGCACAGGAAGCACGTGCCAAAGTAATCGAAGCGGAAGCGGAAGTACCTAAAGCAATGGCAGAGGCCTTCCGTAGCGGCAATCTGGGTATAATGGATTATTACCGTATGAAAAATATCGAAGCCGATACTTCAATGCGCGAAAACATTGCCAAACCAACGACTGGTGGTACCACCAACCAGCCTTTGAGTAAATAG
- a CDS encoding NfeD family protein has product MDILIITVLIIAAVILFLVELFVIPGISLAGISALACILYANYYAFANLGMAGGFITLGISAVACIGSLIWFMRSKMLDKLALKKDIDSKVDRSAEKSVKVGDTGISTTRLAQIGYAEINGNIVEVRSIDGFLNEKTPIIVSRITDGTILVEKHKI; this is encoded by the coding sequence ATGGACATACTGATTATCACCGTTCTCATCATTGCTGCAGTAATACTATTTTTGGTTGAACTGTTTGTCATTCCGGGGATTAGCCTGGCTGGCATTTCAGCACTTGCTTGTATTCTCTATGCCAACTATTACGCTTTCGCCAATCTGGGTATGGCAGGAGGATTTATCACTTTAGGGATATCGGCTGTCGCCTGTATCGGCTCGCTTATCTGGTTCATGCGTTCGAAGATGCTGGATAAGCTGGCTTTGAAAAAAGATATTGACTCGAAAGTAGACCGCAGTGCGGAAAAGAGCGTCAAGGTAGGCGACACAGGAATCAGCACTACCCGCCTGGCACAAATCGGTTATGCTGAGATTAACGGTAACATCGTGGAAGTAAGATCGATAGATGGCTTCCTCAATGAAAAAACTCCCATCATTGTGAGCCGCATCACTGACGGTACCATTCTAGTTGAGAAACACAAAATATAA
- a CDS encoding tetratricopeptide repeat protein: MKRKYILFIICSFFLGGVSAQTLEQARTLFTKGDYEQAKPVFQKYAKSQPSNGNYSYWYGVCCLKTGEPEEAVKYLETAVKRRVAGGQLYLGQAYNDTYRFEDAVNCFEEYIADLSKRKRSTEEAEALLEKSKADLRMLKGVEDVCIIDSFVVDKANFLSAYKISEESGKLFTFNEFFQTEGDHPGTVYETEIGNKIYYSEKGERGNLDIFSKNKLLNEWSNGRPLPGSINESGNANYPFVLSDGVTIYYATDGEGLGGYDIFVTRYNTNTDSYLTPENVGMPFNSPYNDYMYVIDEYNNLGWFASDRFQPEEKVCIYVFIPNSSKQTYNYEAMDPQQMIRLAQIHSLKETWKDENTVTEALQRLKEAINHKPQERRVVDFEFVIDDSTTYYQLSDFKSPKAKLLFQSYRQLEKDYLQQEDKLNGLRQQYASANQQGKEKLAPAILDLEKRILQMNEELDALGVSVRNAEKTKSK; this comes from the coding sequence ATGAAAAGAAAATATATTCTATTTATAATTTGCAGTTTCTTCCTCGGAGGAGTATCTGCACAAACATTGGAACAGGCACGCACCTTATTTACAAAAGGTGACTACGAACAAGCCAAACCCGTATTTCAGAAATATGCCAAATCTCAACCATCCAATGGTAACTACAGCTATTGGTACGGTGTCTGCTGCCTGAAAACCGGAGAACCGGAAGAAGCCGTGAAGTATCTCGAAACCGCTGTAAAAAGACGGGTAGCCGGTGGACAACTCTATCTGGGACAAGCTTACAATGATACTTATCGTTTCGAAGATGCAGTCAACTGCTTTGAAGAATATATCGCCGACCTCAGCAAACGCAAAAGATCGACGGAAGAAGCTGAAGCTCTATTGGAAAAGAGCAAAGCTGACCTGCGTATGCTCAAAGGAGTAGAAGACGTGTGCATTATTGACAGTTTCGTGGTAGATAAAGCAAATTTCCTGAGCGCATACAAGATCAGTGAAGAGTCTGGCAAGCTATTTACATTCAACGAATTCTTCCAGACCGAAGGAGATCATCCGGGAACAGTTTATGAAACAGAAATCGGTAATAAAATCTATTATAGCGAAAAGGGAGAAAGAGGCAATCTGGATATATTCTCCAAAAATAAATTACTGAATGAATGGAGCAACGGTCGCCCGTTGCCCGGCAGCATCAACGAATCCGGAAACGCCAACTACCCGTTTGTTTTATCGGATGGTGTTACTATTTATTATGCAACCGATGGCGAAGGACTGGGAGGATATGATATTTTTGTCACTCGTTACAACACAAATACGGACTCTTATCTGACGCCGGAAAATGTGGGAATGCCGTTCAATTCACCTTATAATGATTATATGTACGTCATCGACGAATACAATAATCTGGGTTGGTTTGCCTCCGACCGTTTCCAGCCCGAAGAGAAAGTCTGCATCTATGTATTCATTCCTAATTCGTCTAAACAGACTTATAATTATGAGGCGATGGACCCGCAGCAGATGATCCGTCTGGCACAGATTCATTCGCTGAAGGAAACTTGGAAAGATGAAAATACAGTAACGGAGGCACTGCAACGTCTGAAAGAGGCAATCAATCATAAGCCACAGGAACGTCGTGTGGTTGATTTCGAGTTTGTCATCGATGATAGCACGACCTATTATCAGTTGAGTGACTTCAAATCACCCAAAGCAAAGCTACTGTTCCAAAGTTACCGGCAACTGGAAAAAGATTATCTGCAACAGGAAGATAAACTGAACGGTCTGCGCCAGCAATATGCAAGCGCCAATCAACAAGGAAAAGAAAAACTTGCTCCCGCAATCCTTGATCTGGAAAAAAGAATTCTGCAAATGAATGAAGAGCTGGATGCTCTTGGAGTAAGTGTGCGTAATGCCGAAAAAACAAAATCAAAATAA
- a CDS encoding ATP-binding protein, with amino-acid sequence MTQFTEEEKTIRRIERRFNKGVVQYRLIEEGDKILIGLSGGKDSLALVELLGKRARIYKPRFSVIAVHVVMNNIPYQSDTEYLKAYCDSFGVPFVQYETSFDPATDTRKSPCFLCSWNRRKALFTVAKEQGCNKIALGHHMDDILETLLMNITYQGAFSTMPPRLVMKKFDMTIIRPMCMVHEADLIELAALHDYRKQVKNCPYESQSSRSDMKGILRQLEAMNPEARYSLWGSMTNVQEELLPDKID; translated from the coding sequence ATGACACAATTTACGGAAGAAGAGAAGACGATCCGCCGTATTGAACGGCGATTCAATAAAGGAGTGGTGCAGTATCGACTGATAGAAGAAGGGGACAAAATCCTTATCGGACTGTCGGGCGGGAAAGATTCGTTGGCACTTGTAGAGTTGCTGGGCAAGCGGGCGCGTATTTATAAGCCTCGGTTTTCTGTGATAGCTGTCCATGTGGTGATGAATAATATTCCTTACCAAAGTGATACTGAATATCTGAAAGCATATTGTGACTCTTTTGGAGTGCCTTTTGTGCAGTACGAAACGTCCTTTGATCCTGCTACGGATACGCGCAAGTCTCCCTGCTTTCTTTGTTCCTGGAATCGTCGGAAAGCTCTGTTTACGGTTGCCAAGGAGCAAGGATGCAATAAGATTGCTTTAGGACATCACATGGATGATATTTTGGAAACATTGTTGATGAACATTACTTATCAGGGGGCATTCAGTACGATGCCGCCTCGCTTGGTGATGAAGAAATTTGATATGACAATTATCCGACCGATGTGTATGGTGCACGAGGCTGATCTGATTGAACTGGCTGCATTGCATGACTACCGGAAACAAGTGAAGAATTGTCCTTATGAATCACAGTCCAGCCGAAGTGATATGAAGGGTATTCTGCGACAGTTGGAAGCGATGAATCCGGAAGCTCGCTACAGCTTGTGGGGGAGCATGACGAATGTGCAGGAAGAATTGTTGCCGGATAAAATAGACTGA
- a CDS encoding DMT family protein, with the protein MKGFYTILLLIVSNVFMTFAWYGHLKMKQEYSWFAALPLIGVITFSWVIAFFEYSCQIPANRIGFVGNGGPFSLMQLKVIQEVITLIIFTVFTTVFFKGETLHWNHLAAFVCLIAAVYFVFMK; encoded by the coding sequence ATGAAAGGTTTCTATACAATTTTATTACTCATTGTATCCAATGTCTTTATGACCTTTGCATGGTATGGGCATTTAAAGATGAAACAAGAGTATTCTTGGTTTGCTGCTCTTCCGTTGATAGGTGTGATTACCTTTAGTTGGGTTATTGCATTTTTTGAATATTCTTGTCAAATACCGGCGAATCGTATCGGCTTTGTCGGGAATGGCGGTCCATTCTCGCTGATGCAGTTGAAAGTGATTCAAGAGGTGATTACTTTGATTATATTTACTGTTTTTACCACTGTTTTCTTTAAGGGAGAAACATTGCACTGGAACCATCTGGCAGCATTTGTTTGCCTGATTGCAGCTGTTTATTTTGTGTTTATGAAATAA
- a CDS encoding FAD:protein FMN transferase, translating into MKTKKSFLWLAFLILATIWILARRNQKAEFNTASGFVFGTVYKIAYQHDADLKPEIEAELKRFDQSLSPFNDSSVISRVNRNEELVTDSFFQTCFNRSMEISRETKGAFDITIAPLANAWGFGFKKGAFPDSLMIDSLLQITGYEKVKLENGKVVKQDPRVMLSCSAVAKGYSVDVIARLLDRKGIKNYMVDIGGEVVVKGKNATGDLWRIGINKPYDDSLAVKQDIQVVLNLTDLGMATSGNYRNYYYKDGKKYAHTIDPRTGYPVQHSILSSTVIAEDCMTADALATSFMVMELEEAEKFCKANPMIDAYFIYSGENGEFKTYYTDGMKRYMPDAK; encoded by the coding sequence ATGAAAACAAAAAAGAGTTTCCTTTGGCTGGCCTTCCTCATCTTGGCAACGATCTGGATATTAGCCAGACGTAACCAAAAAGCAGAGTTTAATACCGCCAGTGGTTTTGTGTTTGGGACAGTATACAAGATCGCGTATCAACATGACGCTGATCTGAAACCGGAGATTGAAGCGGAATTAAAACGTTTCGACCAGTCTCTCTCACCGTTCAATGACAGTTCGGTCATTAGTCGCGTCAATCGCAACGAAGAGTTGGTGACAGACAGCTTTTTCCAAACTTGCTTCAACCGTTCTATGGAAATCTCCCGTGAAACAAAAGGAGCTTTTGACATAACGATAGCCCCTCTTGCCAATGCCTGGGGATTTGGCTTTAAGAAAGGCGCCTTCCCTGATTCATTGATGATAGACAGCCTGCTACAGATTACCGGTTACGAAAAAGTGAAGCTGGAAAACGGAAAGGTAGTCAAGCAAGATCCGCGTGTAATGTTAAGTTGCAGTGCGGTTGCAAAAGGCTATTCGGTAGATGTAATAGCCCGTCTACTCGATCGGAAAGGAATCAAAAACTATATGGTAGATATAGGTGGTGAAGTAGTAGTAAAAGGTAAAAATGCGACAGGAGATCTGTGGCGTATCGGAATAAACAAGCCGTACGACGACTCATTAGCTGTTAAGCAAGATATACAAGTAGTACTCAACCTGACAGATTTAGGTATGGCTACTTCGGGAAACTACCGCAACTATTATTATAAGGATGGCAAAAAGTATGCTCATACCATCGACCCCAGAACAGGTTATCCGGTACAGCACAGTATCCTATCTTCTACTGTGATTGCCGAAGACTGTATGACGGCTGATGCTTTGGCTACCTCTTTCATGGTAATGGAACTGGAAGAAGCCGAAAAATTCTGTAAAGCAAATCCTATGATCGATGCCTACTTTATATATAGCGGCGAGAATGGAGAGTTTAAGACTTACTATACGGATGGTATGAAACGATATATGCCTGATGCCAAATAG
- a CDS encoding manganese efflux pump MntP: MTGLEIWLLAIGLAMDCFAVSIASGIILKRTQWRPMLVMALAFGLFQALMPFIGWMFAKTFSHLIESVDHWIAFAILAFLGGRMILESFKDEDCRQTFNPASPKVVFTMAIATSIDALAIGISFALLGINNYTEILSPILIIGFVSFVMSLIGLYFGIKCGCGCARKLKAELWGGIILVAIGLKILIEHLFLQ; encoded by the coding sequence ATGACAGGACTAGAGATTTGGCTGCTTGCAATAGGCTTAGCGATGGATTGTTTCGCTGTTTCAATTGCAAGCGGTATTATTTTGAAACGTACTCAATGGAGACCGATGCTGGTCATGGCTTTGGCGTTCGGACTTTTTCAGGCTCTGATGCCATTCATTGGATGGATGTTTGCAAAGACTTTCAGCCACCTGATAGAAAGTGTAGACCACTGGATCGCCTTCGCTATCCTTGCCTTCTTGGGCGGACGTATGATTCTTGAATCTTTTAAAGACGAGGACTGCCGTCAGACATTTAACCCCGCAAGTCCGAAAGTCGTATTCACAATGGCGATAGCGACAAGTATCGATGCACTGGCAATAGGCATCTCCTTTGCCCTGCTCGGAATCAACAACTATACCGAAATCCTCTCTCCTATCCTTATCATCGGATTCGTATCATTCGTCATGTCGCTCATTGGCCTTTACTTCGGTATCAAATGTGGTTGTGGATGTGCACGGAAATTAAAGGCGGAATTATGGGGCGGCATCATTCTAGTCGCTATCGGATTAAAAATATTGATAGAACATCTATTCTTACAATAA
- a CDS encoding DUF6048 family protein — MKLRIYKYSIDIATARLLRLSSVLLLFCIGIPTIAQQQRPTPVQKRDQKKKEAVVDTIPFYNGTYVGVDIYGIGSKMLGGDFMSSEVSIGVNLKNKFIPTIEFGMGGTDTWNETGIHYKSKTAPFFRIGVDYNTMAKKKEKNSYLYVGLRYAFSSFKYDVSTLPVDDPIWGGSIGNPSLEDDYWGGSVPFSHLGMKGSMQWFELVVGVKVRIYKNFNMGWSVRMKYKTNASTNEYANPWYVPGYGKFKSNNMGITYSLIYKLPL; from the coding sequence ATGAAATTGAGAATTTACAAATATTCTATAGATATCGCGACCGCACGCCTCCTACGATTGAGTAGTGTGCTACTCCTCTTTTGTATTGGAATCCCGACAATTGCTCAACAACAACGACCGACTCCCGTACAAAAAAGAGACCAGAAGAAGAAAGAGGCTGTAGTCGATACCATCCCGTTTTATAATGGGACGTATGTCGGTGTGGACATATACGGCATCGGAAGTAAAATGCTAGGTGGCGACTTCATGAGTTCCGAAGTCAGCATAGGCGTCAACCTTAAAAACAAGTTTATCCCGACCATCGAGTTTGGTATGGGAGGAACAGATACATGGAATGAAACGGGAATACACTACAAAAGTAAGACCGCCCCATTCTTCCGGATTGGTGTAGACTATAATACGATGGCAAAGAAAAAGGAGAAAAACAGCTATCTATATGTAGGTCTCCGCTATGCGTTCAGTTCATTCAAGTATGATGTATCGACCCTGCCGGTTGACGATCCGATTTGGGGAGGAAGTATCGGAAATCCGAGTCTGGAAGACGACTACTGGGGAGGAAGCGTTCCTTTCAGTCATTTAGGGATGAAAGGGTCTATGCAGTGGTTTGAATTAGTGGTAGGTGTCAAAGTACGCATTTACAAGAATTTCAATATGGGCTGGTCTGTACGCATGAAATATAAGACAAATGCTTCGACCAATGAATACGCCAACCCTTGGTATGTGCCCGGCTACGGAAAATTTAAATCAAATAACATGGGAATTACCTATTCCCTCATTTACAAATTACCTCTTTAA
- a CDS encoding DUF6452 family protein: protein MKNLIRIFLIVVIVGAGISIGSSCSDENDCSLAGRPMMYCTLYTIDEITDLRVNDTLDSLTITALGTDSIILNNQKKVHTLMLPLRYTSDTTVFILWYNPNSPTNKKDVDTLYIIQKNTPYFQSMECGYMMKQNILSTKFGNTKNSSERIDSLHIQNKEANTNEIENLQIFYRYRDRTPPTIE, encoded by the coding sequence ATGAAGAATTTAATTCGTATCTTTTTAATAGTAGTAATTGTTGGTGCAGGTATAAGCATCGGCAGTTCGTGTTCGGACGAAAATGATTGCTCGCTGGCGGGACGCCCCATGATGTACTGCACATTGTACACAATTGACGAGATAACCGATCTCAGGGTAAATGACACACTGGACTCATTAACAATTACAGCATTGGGAACAGACTCAATCATTCTCAACAACCAGAAAAAAGTACATACGCTGATGTTACCGTTACGCTATACCAGCGATACTACTGTATTTATACTCTGGTACAATCCGAATAGTCCTACTAACAAAAAAGATGTTGATACATTATATATTATACAAAAAAACACACCGTATTTTCAATCAATGGAATGCGGATATATGATGAAGCAGAACATTCTCAGTACCAAATTTGGAAATACCAAAAATAGTTCGGAAAGAATAGATTCTCTACATATACAAAATAAAGAAGCCAATACAAATGAAATTGAGAATTTACAAATATTCTATAGATATCGCGACCGCACGCCTCCTACGATTGAGTAG